A window of the Ostrea edulis chromosome 1, xbOstEdul1.1, whole genome shotgun sequence genome harbors these coding sequences:
- the LOC125669284 gene encoding serine/threonine-protein phosphatase 6 regulatory ankyrin repeat subunit B-like: MSEYYFGAMESANTVTEAVQNQNIQELCMLIEKGGHDLNKQDKMGRTVLFFAVCRGNSELSRILLENGADATILDRNGNSPLHWSGHCEVIELLVNYGGDVFARNKAGLLPRQMAVRRGASIDAIQYFEQLERLRDKGRKETLSVMVSFFKEIYEELGLRYTLLFILGLLFIVLYITITITGLSRHFQFREPIIVETQNIKF; the protein is encoded by the exons ATGTCAGAATATTATTTTGGTGCAATGGAATCAGCAAATACGGTTACAGAAGCAGTGCAGAACCAGAATATACAGGAATTGTGCATGTTGATTGAAAAGGGAGGACATGATTTAAATAAACAGGACAAAATGGGAAGAACTGTTTTATTCTTTGCTGTGTGCAGAGGAAATTCGGAATTAAGTAGGATACTGTTAGAAAATGGAGCGGATGCTACAATATTGGACAGAAACGGAAATTCTCCTCTGCATTGGAGCGGTCATTGTGAGGTTATCGAACTACTCGTTAATTATGGCGGTGATGTATTTGCAAG GAATAAAGCTGGACTACTACCGAGACAAATGGCAGTGAGACGAGGTGCATCTATAGATgccattcaatattttgagcaGTTAGAAAGGTTAAGAGACAAAGGAAGGAAAGAGACCCTGTCTGTGATGGTGAGTTTCTTCAAGGAAATTTACGAGGAGCTGGGACTGAGGTACACACTGCTGTTTATACTCGGGCTACTGTTCATTGTACTCTATATTACCATCACTATCACCGGATTATCCAGACATTTTCAGTTTCGAGAACCAATCATTGTGGAGACGCAGAATATCAAATTCTGA
- the LOC125669249 gene encoding transmembrane protein 185A-like isoform X1 encodes MMNLKNFFQDFNPSKFLVFTCLLLFSLLFALRLDETIQWSYWVIFLPIWIWKMFVIVGASLGSYVWWKHPQYRMENNSHVQFKAMVICTGMHLLLLMFEILACNNLETEMHSWILVFIPLMFMSLLSIGICIWAVKNERSFEMEFFCSVNILQFIFLALRLDKYIDWSWVIVFIPVWIVMCTALIGVLYAIILAIILVKSPDIVPQHRRGNVSSAVGYSFLVVPLLIFEVLLANRLDGDNHFKYTAITVPLFVSLITMICLSFGAKGGNQWWFGMRKDFCLFVLGVCPFLQEYGNISYSLHKNRQNQEPATNTDYIKKYKPPDHSKVVVPVISIETPD; translated from the exons ATGATGAATTTGAAAAACTTTTTCCAGGATTTTAACCCCAG taaGTTTCTGGTCTTCACATGCCTCCTGTTGTTTTCCCTGCTGTTTGCTCTAAGGTTAGATGAAACAATTCAATGGAGCTACTGGGTCATTTTCCTTCCCATCTGGATCTGGAAAATGTTTGTCATTGTCGGAGCTTCTCTGGGGAGTTATGTTTGGTGGAAACACCCCCAATACAG GATGGAGAACAACAGCCATGTGCAGTTTAAGGCGATGGTGATCTGTACAGGAATGCACCTGTTGCTGCTGATGTTTGAGATTCTGGCTTGTAACAATCTGGAGACGGAGATGCATTCCTGGATCCTGGTCTTCATCCCCCTCATGTTCATGTCTCTCCTATCCATAGGGATCTGTATCTGGGCTGTCAAGAACGAGAGGTCCTTTGAG ATGGAGTTTTTTTGCTCAGTGAACATACTGCAGTTCATATTCCTAGCCCTACGACTTGACAAGTACATAGACTGGAGTTGGGTG ATTGTTTTTATTCCGGTGTGGATTGTAATGTGCACTGCTTTGATTGGAGTTTTATACGCCATTATTTTGGCAATCATCCTAGTCAAATCGCCAGACATTGTCCCCCAGCATCGTCGTGGCAATGTGTCCTCTGCTGTGGGCTACTCATTCCTCGTTGTTCCGTTACTTATATTTGAG GTGCTGTTAGCCAATCGCCTGGATGGAGATAACCATTTTAAATACACTGCCATTACTGTTCCTCTGTTTGTGTCCCTCATTACAATGATCTGTCTTTCTTTTGGTGCCAAGGGAGGCAACCAGT GGTGGTTTGGAATGAGGAAGGACTTTTGTCTGTTTGTTTTAGGAGTGTGTCCATTCCTCCAAGAATATGGCAATATCTCCTACTCCCTCCACAAAAATCGTCAGAATCAGGAGCCCGCTACAAACACAGactacataaaaaaatataaacctCCAGATCATTCTAAAGTTGTTGTCCCGGTTATATCTATAGAAACGCCAGACTGA
- the LOC125669249 gene encoding transmembrane protein 185A-like isoform X2: MFVIVGASLGSYVWWKHPQYRMENNSHVQFKAMVICTGMHLLLLMFEILACNNLETEMHSWILVFIPLMFMSLLSIGICIWAVKNERSFEMEFFCSVNILQFIFLALRLDKYIDWSWVIVFIPVWIVMCTALIGVLYAIILAIILVKSPDIVPQHRRGNVSSAVGYSFLVVPLLIFEVLLANRLDGDNHFKYTAITVPLFVSLITMICLSFGAKGGNQWWFGMRKDFCLFVLGVCPFLQEYGNISYSLHKNRQNQEPATNTDYIKKYKPPDHSKVVVPVISIETPD, from the exons ATGTTTGTCATTGTCGGAGCTTCTCTGGGGAGTTATGTTTGGTGGAAACACCCCCAATACAG GATGGAGAACAACAGCCATGTGCAGTTTAAGGCGATGGTGATCTGTACAGGAATGCACCTGTTGCTGCTGATGTTTGAGATTCTGGCTTGTAACAATCTGGAGACGGAGATGCATTCCTGGATCCTGGTCTTCATCCCCCTCATGTTCATGTCTCTCCTATCCATAGGGATCTGTATCTGGGCTGTCAAGAACGAGAGGTCCTTTGAG ATGGAGTTTTTTTGCTCAGTGAACATACTGCAGTTCATATTCCTAGCCCTACGACTTGACAAGTACATAGACTGGAGTTGGGTG ATTGTTTTTATTCCGGTGTGGATTGTAATGTGCACTGCTTTGATTGGAGTTTTATACGCCATTATTTTGGCAATCATCCTAGTCAAATCGCCAGACATTGTCCCCCAGCATCGTCGTGGCAATGTGTCCTCTGCTGTGGGCTACTCATTCCTCGTTGTTCCGTTACTTATATTTGAG GTGCTGTTAGCCAATCGCCTGGATGGAGATAACCATTTTAAATACACTGCCATTACTGTTCCTCTGTTTGTGTCCCTCATTACAATGATCTGTCTTTCTTTTGGTGCCAAGGGAGGCAACCAGT GGTGGTTTGGAATGAGGAAGGACTTTTGTCTGTTTGTTTTAGGAGTGTGTCCATTCCTCCAAGAATATGGCAATATCTCCTACTCCCTCCACAAAAATCGTCAGAATCAGGAGCCCGCTACAAACACAGactacataaaaaaatataaacctCCAGATCATTCTAAAGTTGTTGTCCCGGTTATATCTATAGAAACGCCAGACTGA